The following is a genomic window from Geoalkalibacter halelectricus.
ACCCTTCGCGAATGTGTTCGAGGGTGCCGACCCCCCCCGAGGCGATCACCGGAATGCGCACCCGGTCGCTCACCGCGCGGGTCAGGGCGATGTCGTACCCGTCCTTGGTGCCGTCCTTGTCCATGGAGGTCAGCAGAATCTCGCCGGCGCCGTAGCTTTCCATGCGCGCCGCCCACTCCAGGGCGTCGATCCCGGTGGGATTGCGACCCCCATGGGTGTAGACCTCCCAGGCCAGGGGATCGCGGCCCGGGACGCGGCGCGCGTCGATGGCCACCACGATGCACTGCGAACCGAAGCGCTCGGCCGCCTCGCGGACGAACTCGGGGCGATGCACGGCGGCCGTGTTGATGGAGACCTTGTCGGCACCGGCGTTGAGCAGATTGCGGATGTCGGCGATTTCGCGCACCCCGCCGCCCACGGTCAGCGGCATGAAGACGCGCTCGGCGGTGCGCGCCACCACGTCGAGAATGATGCCGCGCTTGTCGCTGGAGGCGGTGATGTCGAGAAAGGTCAGCTCGTCGGCGCCCTGCGCGTCGTAGGCCTGGGCGGCCTCCACCGGGTCGCCGGCGTCGCGCAGTTCAACAAACTGCACGCCCTTGACCACGCGGCCGTCCTTGACGTCGAGACAGGGAATGATGCGTTTGGTCAGCATGATCGCCTCAAGTTAGTCACGCCCTGCTGCCTGCGCAAGGGTGGGAACGGATTTTTCACGCGCCGCCGCGCGCCACGCGGATCGCTTCACGCAGATCGAGGGCGCCGCTGTAGATGGCCTTGCCGGTAATGGCGCCGGCCACTCCCAGGGGCTCGAGCGCGCGCAGGTTGCGGATATCCTGGATGCTCGACACCCCACCCGAGGCGATCACCGGAATCGCGATGGCGCGAGCCAGATCGCCGGTGGTCTGGAGATTGGGTCCCTGCATCATGCCGTCGCGGGCGATATCGGTATAAATAATCGCCTCCACCCCGTAACCCTCGAGCTCCCTGGCCAGTTCATCGGCTTTTTTCCGCGTCACTTCGGCCCAGCCGCGCACGGCGACAAAACCGTCCCGGGCGTCAATGCCGACCACGATGGCCCCGGGAAACAGCCGACAGGCCTCCTTGACCAGGGCCGGATTTTCCTTGGCCACGGTGCCGAGAATCACCCGCTTGATGCCGAGTTGCAGATAGCCCTCGATGGTTGGCAGGTCGCGGATGCCGCCGCCGATCTGTGCCGGGATGTCGAGGGCGGCGACGATGGCCTGGATTGCCGCGCGGTTCCTCGGCACTCCGGCGAACGCCCCATCGAGATCGACGATATGCAACAGTTCGGCGCCCTGCTCCTGCCAGATGCGTGCCTGGGCGGCCGGGTCGTCGTTGTAAACGGTGTCCTTGTCCATGAGGCCCTGCTCCAAACGCACGCAGCGGCCTTCCTTGAGATCGATGGCGGGAATAACGAGCA
Proteins encoded in this region:
- the hisF gene encoding imidazole glycerol phosphate synthase subunit HisF, whose amino-acid sequence is MLTKRIIPCLDVKDGRVVKGVQFVELRDAGDPVEAAQAYDAQGADELTFLDITASSDKRGIILDVVARTAERVFMPLTVGGGVREIADIRNLLNAGADKVSINTAAVHRPEFVREAAERFGSQCIVVAIDARRVPGRDPLAWEVYTHGGRNPTGIDALEWAARMESYGAGEILLTSMDKDGTKDGYDIALTRAVSDRVRIPVIASGGVGTLEHIREGLVEGGASAALAASIFHFREHSIGECKEYLREHGVPVRL
- the hisA gene encoding 1-(5-phosphoribosyl)-5-[(5-phosphoribosylamino)methylideneamino]imidazole-4-carboxamide isomerase, whose product is MLVIPAIDLKEGRCVRLEQGLMDKDTVYNDDPAAQARIWQEQGAELLHIVDLDGAFAGVPRNRAAIQAIVAALDIPAQIGGGIRDLPTIEGYLQLGIKRVILGTVAKENPALVKEACRLFPGAIVVGIDARDGFVAVRGWAEVTRKKADELARELEGYGVEAIIYTDIARDGMMQGPNLQTTGDLARAIAIPVIASGGVSSIQDIRNLRALEPLGVAGAITGKAIYSGALDLREAIRVARGGA